The genomic interval AAAAGTGAGGAGTATATCCTCACGTATGTATTCTGTCAAATCAATAATGTCAGGACAGTTTTCAATATGATGACAAATTTCTTCTGACTCGAGAAGATGAGTGAAGTCTGAGTTGCAACGATCGCAATTGCATTGCATATCCACACTTACATGGCCCCTTATTAATAAGGTGTCCATTTGATCGAGTAAACTCACGTCCAACTTAGCTTGCATTGGGCCGTAAGATTTTTCACGATAAGAAGTGGGGAGTCCCATGATAGACGAATCGATTTCGTCTTCGATTTTCATCCCGAATTCGGGGATGTGAAACTTATTTATCTGTAGAGGGTGAAGGGGCATGGTATTTCTCCTTTAAAGCATCAGCGATAATTGGCGGAACAAATTTGGCGATGTCTCCACCCAGGCGAGCGATTTCGCGAATCATTCGAGAGGAAACAAAAGATGTTTCGGGGCTCGGCATTAAGAAAACGGTTTCGCATTTTGGATTGAGGTCGCGATTCATCATCGCCATGTGGATTTCATATTCGAAATCGGAAATTGAGCGTAAGCCACGAACGACGGCACAGGCATCAAAGTTGTTGAGTGCTTCAACGAGGAGACCGCTAATTGAATGGACTTCGATGTTGGGAATATGCTGACATATATCAATAATGTGACCGCGTCTTTCATCTAAGCTGAAGTGAGCTTGTTTTGAGGCATTGACAGCCACGAGTACAATGAGTTTATCGAAAAGCTTGGCGGCTCTTTCGATAACATCCAAATGCCCAAAGGTCAAAGGATCGAAAGATCCTGGGTAGATGGCTACTTTTTCTTCGGACATTTTAGGTGATTCCAAATTGTTTGAGTCGACGGTGCAGGGTGCGTCGGCTCATGCCAAGTCGTTCCGCTGCAAGGGTGCGATTATTGTTAGATTCTTTGAGGGCCTTCAAAATAAGTACTTTTTCGTTTTCTGCCACATCAAGTGCTTTGTCTTTGTCTTCTATTTTTGCAGTCTCGCTCAATTGTTGTTCACCGAGTAAAACGTGATCCGGTAGATTGGGGAGGTCAAGGTATTCTTGCTGAGATAAAACGGCCATGCGCTCCACGACATTGCGGAGTTCGCGAACATTACCAGGCCAATCATAAGTGCACAGGCGTGCCATCGCATCCGCGGTGAAGCCTTTGACATTCAATTGATTCTCAGTAACTGAAGAAATGAGCCAGTGTTGGAGTAGGGCAGGGATATCTTCTCGGCGATCACGCAGAGGTGGCAGTTCAAGGTTGATGACATCGAGGCGATAATAGAGGTCTTCTCGGAACTCGCCAGCTTGAACCATTTTGCGAAGGTCGCGATTGGTTGCGGCAATGAGTCGCGCATCTGAATAGAGTGTTTCGTTTCCGCCGACGCGTTCAAAGGAGCGGCTCTCGAGAATGCGCAGGAGTTTAACTTGGGTTGCGGCATCAATTTCACCAATTTCGTCGAGGAAAAGTGTGCCACCATCAGCGGCTTCGAAGCGACCAATGCGTTTTTCATTGGCGCCAGTGAAGGAGCCCTTTTCGTGGCCGAAGAGTTCACTCTCAAAGAGGTTGGCATTGAGAGCGGCACAATGAACGGCAATGAAAGCTTTTTTGGAACGAGTGCTCGCGGCGTGAATGGCTTTGGCAATGACCTCTTTACCCGTACCAGTTTCACCAGTGATTAATACTGAGGAACGTGCAGGCGCAATTTGCTGAACAGTACGCAGAACGTTTTCCATAGCCACAGATTGATAAATGATCTGTGGAGAATTCTTGGAGCCTTTTGCGGTTTGCGCAATTGCAGGTAGCTGAGCTGAAGTTGCTTTTTTGGTGCTCGGTAATTGAAAACTTGGGCTTGCTTGGACGGCAGTTTTTAAAACTCCGTCCAGGTCATCGAGACGAAAGGGTTTTGTGATGAAATCGTAAGCGCCTGCTTTGACGGCGTCGACCACTGTCTCCGTTTCGTTATAGGCACTCATGACAATCGCTGGAGTTTCAGGGCGAATGTTTTTGAGCTGACGTAAAAGCTCAATGCCATTCATTCCAGGCATTTTGACATCGGTTAAAATGATGTCGACTGGGTTGTCTTCAAAAATTTTAATCGCTTCTTTGCCATTGGACGCCGTAAAAGTTTCCCATTCATATTTGAGTGCGCGGGCTAAGCCTTGGCAGGTGTGGATCTCATCGTCAACAATTAGTATTTTCTTTTTATTCATCTGAAATCTCTTGATTTGTGTTGGTGCTAATCATGCGAATGCGTTTCCCCAAGCGTGGAAGGGAGATGGTGAGGATGGTACCTTTTTCTTCTGCGGAGCTTATATCGAGGCGCCCACCGTGTTCGCGGATAATTTTTTCTACAATAAAGATGCCGAGGCCTGTGCCACTATGGCGATCACTTTTGTAGGAATTAAAGATTTTCCCAATTTTATTGAGGTCAATACCTCCACCTGTATCGGCAAAGCTGATGTTAATGAAATCGTCGTCACCCGTGCAAAGTAGGGCAAGTTTACCTCCCTGAGGCATGGCTTGGATGGCGTTTTTCATGATGTTGAAAAAGGCTTGCTTGAGTTGAGTTTCGTCCCCTTCGATAGGAGGTGTTCTTTCCGGGATCGAGATTTCGAGCTCAATATTGCGATCTTCAATTTCTTTGGTCATGAACTGCAGCGCTTCTCGTAAAATGGAGGTGAGCTCAATGGCTTTCATTTCAGGCTTGTCGGAGCGAAGAGCACCTAAGAATTGACGAATAATGGTGTCGAGTCGCTCGATTTCTCCCGAAGCAACGCCGAGTAATTCCCGAGCTTCATCGCCCTCGTCGCCTTCGATCTGTTTCATGAGGCGGTTGAGCAGTTGTAGGTGAATATTTAAGCTATTGAGTGGATTCCCCAATTCGTGGGCGACTCCCGCAGCCAACATGGTGAGCAGGCGAAGTTGTTCGCTCTCGTTCTGTGATTGACTTTGATTGTGGAGATCTGTGTTGTCGTGAATGACGATGATGTAGCCGTCGATTTCATCTTGTTTAACAATGGTACAGATGAGGTGGCGAAATTCTGGATAAGAAATTTCGAGTTCCTGACGCTTGAAGCCATTCTCTGAGGGGATCATCTCATTGACTTTGAGTTCAGGGACAAATTTTGTGAGAGCTTGGCCCTTAGCATCATTGGTTAGTCCAAGCAATTCTTGGGCGGCTTGATTATGGTAAGTGATGTCGTAAGCTTCATCGAGAACGACAATGCCCTCGCGAATGGTATTAAAAATGGTATCGAGGGAGCTTTTTTCGCGCACGAGGTGAAGTAAGAAGGATTGTTCCTCTCCTAATTCTGAGTGCTTGAGTCTTTCGCTCAGTCGATCTATAATATCCGCTTTCATTTTTTATCCATAAAATTAGTTTTTTTACCTTAGCACATTTATTACAAATGCCCAAAAAATCTTTTATTTGTATTCGAAAGACTAGGAATTATACTTTTAAAAACCACTAATTTGGAGCCTATTTATCCATGACGACATATATACGACCTTTTGTAATTGTGTGCTTAAGCTTTTTGATTGCGCATAATACGACAACATCTTGTGGTATTTATACGACGCATGAACATGAAGAAGAGCACGAAGATGAAGAGTTCGAAAAACTGGCGGAAGAATGAAAAAATACTTTAGGCCGCTGTTTATCATTTGCTTAACTTTCCTCTTTGTGAGTACGACTTCGTGCTCATGCAAGATGTACACCTTTAGTGAAGAAGAGGAAGAAGAGCGCAAAAACGAGATAGAAGAGTATGAGCGCCTGGCCGAAGAGTAGTTTTTATTGACGTAACTCATTGAATATTAATATATCAATATTGATTTCGAAGGTTTTCTATTGTACCCTTAGTGAATAATTCAGTGGAGAGTGCAATGAAAAATAAATATTTTAGGCCCCTTTTTATTATAGGATTGGCTTTTTTATTCGTTAGTTCAACTTCTTGTGACTGGCACAGTTATGAGGAAGAAGAGGTAGAGTCTGAGATAGAAGAATACGAGAATGACCGCGAAGAAGAGTAAGCTCTCCCCCCTTTATTACCTTCCTGTTTTGATTTTAGTTATTGTGGCGGTTTTTCAACTGGCCATGAGTAACTTTAGTGACTTGAGCCCATGGAAAGGCGGTGGCTTTGGCATGTTCTCGAGTCTGAAGAACCCCGGCATGAGAAGGGTTCATGTCCGCCTCAATTTTGCCGATGGACAAGAAAAATTAGTCTCATCAAAACAATTTTCGAAAATGGCTGTTTATGATCAGCTTAGATCTTTCCCGAAAGAAGCCAAGTTACTTGAGTTTCTTGAAGAGATTAAACTCTTAAAGTGGAAACATCGTCATGGCGACAGTGATGAGTATTTACGTATTAATTCCTTAGGGCAAAGTGCCGTTGAAATCGAAGTTGATATAAATGAACTCATCTATGAAAAAGGTAGAGTGCGAGCCGAAAAAATCCTTAGCCATAAGTGGCGTGCCAAATGACTATGTTATTGCGAATGTCCTTATTATTAGCCCTTCTGGCGACCGCACCTAGAGGTCACGTTGCAGCTGCGTTCCATTGCTTGGTCTTACTGGCGCTATTTTTCCCAAAGTTTGGTAAGCACCAAGATTTCTGGCTCGCCCTAACATCTTTGCAGGGCTTCGCAATTTTTTATAGTTGGGGAAGTAGCGATAATCATAAATATCTAATTGCCTATTGGTTTTTTACTTTGTACTTGGCCTTATTGGCGACCAAGCAAAATAAAGACTTATTCAAAGATTTTTGTGCCCAGTCCGCACGTTATCTTATTGCCGGATCGATGCTTTTTGCGGTCTTAGCAAAAGCCATTCACCCTGAGTATATGAATGGAGACTTTTTTCGTTTCACCCTGTTGATGGACGGGCGCTTTAAAGTTTTTACCATACTTCTAACTGAAGTCGATAAATCAGTCTTAGAAGCTAATGCCGCCGCCATGAAACTGATGCGAGATTCGCAACAAAGTGAAATGCTTTTACAAGGACTTGCAGAAGTGAATGCCTTGGCACTGTTTTTGACTTGGTGGACAATTTTAATCGAAGCCATCATTGGAGTTTTATTTCTATGCAACAAAAAGCCACTGTTCAGTCACCTATGTTTGATGGTGTTTATGATCACCACTTATTCAGTTGCGACTGTAACTGGTTTCTCCCTCGTTCTTTGTTGCTTAGGCTACGCCCATGCCCAGCGACAAGATTTACCGGACAAGATAAAATTGTTCTACCCTTGCTTTTTTGCCTTCACCTTTGTTTTAGGCCTATCCTTCGGAGAAATAATTTAACTTGGCAGGTGCCCCGTTTTTACGAGGATCAAAGTTTCCTTTTCGACGCGTGGGAAGTGCTGACTATTATGCGGACTTCGCAACCAAGTGTATTTGGGGTAAGAGCCATGTTCATCAATGAACTCTCCACTAATGACAAAAATTTCTTCGCCTCCCATATGGCGATGTGGCTGAAAAACTTCATTAGCAGGCCATTTGACCAGGGCCGTATTATGCCCTAAAAAATTATGGAGGGGCATGACTTGTAGATTTCCTGCGCCTTGATGCCAGTCAGCTTTATGGGTGTCAACCCGTAGTGATTCACTATCGTCGGGGTTGAATTGATTGAGCTTTACGAAAATAATACAACCCTCTTTACTGAAGGGTTTATGCTTACTGCCGGGTGGGTTACGAATGTATGTCCCGGGTCCGAAGTTGCCCGTTTCATCCGAAAAAGTCCCTTCGAGAACAAAAATCTCTTCTCCCAGGGGGTGGAGGTGCTCATTGAAATAGGAGTTCGCTTCGTATTTCACGATGCTCGTCACATGACCGTGTTCAGCGGCTTCGCGCTCGAGTGCTTTGCGCCAAACACCTGCTAAGGGGCTTGCGAGCCAATCTTGCTCGTCCCAGTGAATGACACATTGTTTACTGAAGTCCATATTGAGCATAGGAAGGGAACCTTTTGTTTTTGCTTTGAAAAATGTATGGAACTTAAGGTTTTTCAAGTTTGTTTATTGAAGCGCAGTCAAGCTGAACTACACTTTAGCTACTCGAGTTTGTGTTAATGCTTCATATGAGAATGAGATGAGAAAAAATATAGAGAAAGATTTCCAAGATTTAGTTTCTTGGTCAAAAGATAATTATTCTCATTTGCCTTGGCGCAGTGAAGTACGTGATCTCTATCGTGTGCTCGTCTCGGAAGTGATGTTGCAGCAAACAACCGTGGCAACAGTTTTGCCGCGCTACGAAAGCTTTTTTGAAAAATTCCCTGACCTCGCGAGCCTCGCAAATGCCGACGAAAATGATCTAGCTTTAGCTTGGAAAGGCTTGGGTTATTATCGCCGAGCTCAAAATTTGTATAAGGCGGTAACGATGATTCATCAGTCTGGGGGCGAATTCCCCGATGGTGAAGAAGAACTCCAGAAAGTTCCTGGAGTCGGCCCATATACAGCGGCCGCCCTCACGGCGATTGGCAGAAATCAATTAGCGCTCGCGGTGGATGGAAACCTGCAGCGCG from Lentisphaera araneosa HTCC2155 carries:
- a CDS encoding YceD family protein — encoded protein: MPLHPLQINKFHIPEFGMKIEDEIDSSIMGLPTSYREKSYGPMQAKLDVSLLDQMDTLLIRGHVSVDMQCNCDRCNSDFTHLLESEEICHHIENCPDIIDLTEYIREDILLTFPQHYLCSDDCQGLCSGCGANLNKESCQCSKPDNGGSFDNILDNLNFD
- the coaD gene encoding pantetheine-phosphate adenylyltransferase; this translates as MSEEKVAIYPGSFDPLTFGHLDVIERAAKLFDKLIVLVAVNASKQAHFSLDERRGHIIDICQHIPNIEVHSISGLLVEALNNFDACAVVRGLRSISDFEYEIHMAMMNRDLNPKCETVFLMPSPETSFVSSRMIREIARLGGDIAKFVPPIIADALKEKYHAPSPSTDK
- a CDS encoding sigma-54-dependent transcriptional regulator, producing MNKKKILIVDDEIHTCQGLARALKYEWETFTASNGKEAIKIFEDNPVDIILTDVKMPGMNGIELLRQLKNIRPETPAIVMSAYNETETVVDAVKAGAYDFITKPFRLDDLDGVLKTAVQASPSFQLPSTKKATSAQLPAIAQTAKGSKNSPQIIYQSVAMENVLRTVQQIAPARSSVLITGETGTGKEVIAKAIHAASTRSKKAFIAVHCAALNANLFESELFGHEKGSFTGANEKRIGRFEAADGGTLFLDEIGEIDAATQVKLLRILESRSFERVGGNETLYSDARLIAATNRDLRKMVQAGEFREDLYYRLDVINLELPPLRDRREDIPALLQHWLISSVTENQLNVKGFTADAMARLCTYDWPGNVRELRNVVERMAVLSQQEYLDLPNLPDHVLLGEQQLSETAKIEDKDKALDVAENEKVLILKALKESNNNRTLAAERLGMSRRTLHRRLKQFGIT
- a CDS encoding two-component system sensor histidine kinase NtrB — its product is MKADIIDRLSERLKHSELGEEQSFLLHLVREKSSLDTIFNTIREGIVVLDEAYDITYHNQAAQELLGLTNDAKGQALTKFVPELKVNEMIPSENGFKRQELEISYPEFRHLICTIVKQDEIDGYIIVIHDNTDLHNQSQSQNESEQLRLLTMLAAGVAHELGNPLNSLNIHLQLLNRLMKQIEGDEGDEARELLGVASGEIERLDTIIRQFLGALRSDKPEMKAIELTSILREALQFMTKEIEDRNIELEISIPERTPPIEGDETQLKQAFFNIMKNAIQAMPQGGKLALLCTGDDDFINISFADTGGGIDLNKIGKIFNSYKSDRHSGTGLGIFIVEKIIREHGGRLDISSAEEKGTILTISLPRLGKRIRMISTNTNQEISDE
- a CDS encoding cupin domain-containing protein: MLNMDFSKQCVIHWDEQDWLASPLAGVWRKALEREAAEHGHVTSIVKYEANSYFNEHLHPLGEEIFVLEGTFSDETGNFGPGTYIRNPPGSKHKPFSKEGCIIFVKLNQFNPDDSESLRVDTHKADWHQGAGNLQVMPLHNFLGHNTALVKWPANEVFQPHRHMGGEEIFVISGEFIDEHGSYPKYTWLRSPHNSQHFPRVEKETLILVKTGHLPS